A part of Corynebacterium lactis RW2-5 genomic DNA contains:
- a CDS encoding ComEC/Rec2 family competence protein — MRPPSSENQLQRARSGVAPGLFGRAALDMRLVPTAALVWATVAAQVMFPRAGLGAALTVSGLGLVAAITALWPRLTTSGNIRAIMFFYRALPTLVAPALVVAVAAMSTWIKLRRAQQHPLSDEVGGVAATEFRLASDPELTQFGSSATATVEGLPGKVAVFGDEALLHLRRDTVVEASAVVKESTRPSVAGLELTIRGEPTVIQPAQGISARVRETLRDSSSELWYGPDRLFPAMAIGDESRFTPADKTMLNDSGLSHLSAVSGANVALVVGAVMLAMSWAGPRLRVAAAAVVLASFVSVVGAEPSVLRAAVTGTVGLVAILMGRSGQSIAALSAGVIGLVIAFPDLAVSVGFALSVAATAGLVLLAEPLARRLILYHRFASLPAPIVRAVAVAVVAHCVTVPVLGLLVGQVSNVSLVANLLAAPAVAPVTITGSLAAFAAALGLSWLSTAMAYLAAPFAWWIYHVAAALSSAVAPATDTRGIAVSCLLTALCFTTLWLWPAVMTNVAATAATATAVVFGVTSIFGLDIPRAAPGWSAAVCWEDNGPVFIISVVDARGSPAPAPPAPGSVDRSVSRRCRLALGLSQVRARQVTAAQARAKVVESPSYVDKAAVGQTSASESEPLWFVAVECGRRVRQVVLTPQGTPLVCPVRDGPQTLYPDGSVWRGAHGSDTWQRRIYGNGTNARVDVGL; from the coding sequence ATGCGGCCACCGTCTAGCGAGAATCAGCTCCAACGCGCCAGAAGCGGCGTCGCTCCGGGATTGTTCGGCAGGGCTGCACTGGACATGCGGCTCGTCCCGACCGCGGCCCTCGTCTGGGCGACGGTAGCAGCGCAGGTGATGTTTCCGCGGGCGGGCCTCGGCGCCGCGTTGACGGTGTCGGGGCTGGGGCTCGTCGCTGCAATCACCGCGCTGTGGCCGAGGCTGACGACGAGCGGGAATATTCGAGCAATAATGTTCTTTTACCGGGCCCTGCCAACGCTCGTGGCTCCAGCGCTGGTGGTGGCTGTGGCGGCAATGTCGACGTGGATAAAGCTGCGCAGGGCACAGCAGCATCCATTGAGCGACGAAGTCGGTGGCGTGGCCGCGACTGAGTTTCGGCTGGCCAGCGACCCGGAGCTGACGCAATTCGGCTCCAGCGCCACCGCCACCGTGGAGGGGCTTCCCGGCAAAGTCGCCGTCTTCGGAGACGAGGCGCTCCTACATCTGCGCCGCGATACCGTGGTCGAGGCTTCCGCGGTGGTTAAGGAGTCGACGCGACCGTCGGTAGCCGGGCTGGAGTTGACAATTCGTGGCGAGCCCACGGTAATCCAGCCCGCCCAGGGCATATCCGCGCGGGTTCGGGAAACACTCCGGGATAGCTCCTCTGAACTTTGGTACGGTCCGGACCGCCTGTTTCCCGCGATGGCCATCGGCGACGAGAGTCGATTCACCCCTGCGGACAAGACGATGCTCAATGACTCCGGGCTGTCACACCTGTCGGCGGTATCCGGGGCCAATGTCGCCCTCGTCGTCGGGGCGGTGATGCTGGCAATGAGCTGGGCCGGGCCTCGGCTGCGCGTTGCGGCCGCAGCTGTAGTCCTGGCGAGTTTTGTCTCGGTCGTCGGGGCCGAGCCCTCCGTGCTGCGGGCGGCAGTGACCGGCACGGTGGGGCTGGTCGCAATTCTGATGGGACGCTCGGGGCAGTCGATTGCCGCGCTGTCCGCCGGGGTAATCGGCCTGGTTATCGCCTTCCCCGATCTGGCGGTTTCCGTGGGTTTCGCCCTGTCCGTTGCGGCGACCGCTGGCCTCGTACTCCTCGCGGAGCCACTGGCTCGCCGATTGATTCTCTACCACCGGTTCGCCTCCCTGCCTGCGCCGATTGTCCGGGCGGTGGCGGTGGCCGTCGTCGCGCATTGCGTGACCGTTCCCGTGCTCGGGCTCTTGGTCGGCCAGGTTAGCAACGTGTCCCTGGTTGCTAATCTCCTCGCCGCTCCTGCGGTTGCTCCCGTGACCATCACCGGTTCTCTAGCGGCCTTCGCCGCAGCGCTCGGCCTGTCGTGGCTATCGACCGCGATGGCCTACCTCGCCGCCCCCTTCGCATGGTGGATCTACCACGTCGCGGCGGCCTTATCCTCTGCCGTCGCACCGGCCACCGACACCCGCGGAATCGCCGTGTCCTGCCTGCTCACCGCCCTTTGCTTTACGACGCTCTGGCTATGGCCCGCCGTGATGACCAACGTGGCAGCGACCGCAGCGACCGCTACCGCGGTAGTCTTCGGCGTGACGAGCATCTTCGGCCTCGATATTCCCAGGGCAGCACCCGGGTGGAGCGCAGCGGTGTGCTGGGAGGATAACGGCCCGGTCTTTATTATTTCCGTAGTCGATGCCAGGGGATCGCCGGCTCCGGCGCCACCGGCGCCGGGGAGTGTTGACCGCAGCGTGAGCCGTCGGTGTCGCCTGGCGCTGGGGCTGAGTCAAGTACGGGCCCGTCAGGTCACGGCTGCCCAGGCACGCGCGAAGGTGGTGGAGTCGCCGTCCTATGTGGACAAGGCTGCGGTGGGGCAGACGTCGGCAAGCGAAAGTGAGCCCCTGTGGTTTGTGGCGGTTGAGTGCGGCAGGCGCGTCCGGCAGGTGGTGTTGACTCCGCAGGGAACTCCCTTAGTGTGCCCCGTCAGGGATGGGCCTCAGACGCTGTATCCTGATGGCAGCGTATGGCGGGGAGCTCATGGTTCCGACACGTGGCAGCGTAGAATTTACGGCAATGGAACCAACGCGAGAGTCGACGTTGGACTATAG
- the holA gene encoding DNA polymerase III subunit delta, with amino-acid sequence MNLIVGKEELLKDRARLAIVAAVRAAAATESDPGGRSVPVTTIRAGDMTAVDAVELFSPSLFGDDRIIVVTDCNDAGKEPAALLMGAVKDPAPGITLILLHSGEGRQKKMVADLRKMGVRFFEAQPLKKGDLPGFVGEEFASHGVKVRRDVIDTVLDAVGSDLRELATAISQLCADTAGKVTAEAVRTYYGASAEVSGFEIAELALRGNGGQALAKMRRALQLGMAAPLLAAALTGMVGDVARLHGARGINARRDAHRYGMPPWKLEKTQRLASAWSTPAIARAVVVAAQLDADTKGASATPEVSLERSVVEIARLAQQSHRR; translated from the coding sequence GTGAATCTCATTGTGGGCAAGGAAGAGCTGCTGAAAGATCGTGCTCGGCTCGCGATTGTCGCTGCCGTCCGCGCAGCTGCGGCCACCGAATCCGATCCGGGAGGACGCTCGGTTCCCGTGACGACAATCCGCGCTGGCGACATGACTGCGGTGGACGCAGTGGAACTATTTAGCCCATCGCTATTCGGTGATGACCGCATCATCGTCGTGACGGACTGCAACGACGCGGGCAAGGAACCCGCCGCGCTGCTGATGGGCGCGGTGAAAGACCCCGCGCCGGGCATCACCCTAATCCTGCTGCACAGCGGCGAGGGGCGGCAGAAGAAAATGGTGGCGGACCTGCGGAAGATGGGGGTTCGCTTCTTCGAGGCGCAACCTTTGAAGAAGGGCGACCTACCCGGTTTCGTAGGCGAGGAGTTCGCGTCGCACGGGGTAAAAGTGCGCCGCGATGTGATCGACACCGTGCTGGACGCAGTCGGCAGCGACCTGAGGGAACTGGCCACCGCAATCTCGCAGCTGTGCGCCGATACTGCGGGAAAGGTAACGGCGGAGGCGGTGCGCACCTACTACGGCGCATCCGCGGAGGTCTCGGGTTTCGAGATTGCCGAGCTGGCACTGCGCGGGAACGGGGGACAGGCGCTGGCGAAGATGCGACGCGCCCTGCAGCTGGGAATGGCAGCCCCGCTGCTGGCCGCAGCCCTGACGGGAATGGTCGGAGACGTAGCGCGTCTGCACGGGGCGCGGGGTATCAACGCGCGCCGGGACGCGCACCGATACGGGATGCCGCCGTGGAAGCTGGAAAAGACGCAGCGGCTGGCATCGGCCTGGTCGACGCCTGCGATCGCGAGGGCCGTAGTGGTCGCGGCTCAGCTGGACGCGGATACGAAGGGAGCGTCTGCGACTCCGGAGGTATCTCTGGAGCGCTCGGTAGTGGAGATCGCTCGCCTAGCGCAGCAGTCGCACCGCAGGTAA
- the rpsT gene encoding 30S ribosomal protein S20 has protein sequence MANIKSQIKRVKTNEKARLRNQSIRSAVRTEIRKFRAAVEAGDKAAAEAQLRVASRKLDKAVTKGVFHRNTAANKKSGMAKAFNKLEG, from the coding sequence ATGGCAAACATCAAGTCCCAGATCAAGCGCGTTAAGACCAACGAGAAGGCTCGCCTGCGCAACCAGTCGATCCGCTCCGCAGTCCGTACCGAGATCCGCAAGTTCCGCGCTGCTGTTGAGGCCGGCGACAAGGCTGCTGCTGAGGCTCAGCTGCGCGTTGCTTCCCGCAAGCTGGACAAGGCTGTCACCAAGGGCGTCTTCCACCGCAACACCGCGGCTAACAAGAAGTCCGGTATGGCCAAGGCTTTCAACAAGCTCGAGGGTTAA
- a CDS encoding type II toxin-antitoxin system PemK/MazF family toxin — protein MSPTSHTDSDDASRDRWIRRVRRRFGRRLFAGTEWFRGPDSLDGALEQLNSLLGLGTTGSLSDDSSEAMLSHREPATVARPSAELARTIVYAPDMDGQADPGEVVWIPVQLEGENAPLRERAVVVIGRQNQNLLGMLISSRQEHADQPEWISIGSGSWNVDPKPSWVRVDRILEVPESGIRRAGAVMPRKRFDLIAARLRADYGWS, from the coding sequence ATGAGCCCCACTTCCCACACCGATTCCGACGACGCTTCCCGCGACAGATGGATCCGACGAGTCCGCCGTCGTTTCGGCAGGCGCCTTTTCGCTGGAACCGAGTGGTTCCGTGGCCCGGACTCTCTGGATGGGGCGCTCGAGCAGCTCAACTCACTGCTCGGCTTGGGCACCACAGGCTCGCTTTCCGACGACTCTTCCGAGGCAATGTTGAGCCACCGTGAACCCGCAACGGTTGCCCGGCCAAGTGCCGAGCTGGCGCGCACGATTGTTTATGCCCCGGACATGGACGGCCAGGCCGATCCGGGAGAAGTGGTGTGGATCCCGGTCCAGCTGGAGGGCGAAAATGCACCGCTGAGAGAGCGCGCCGTGGTGGTTATCGGACGCCAGAACCAGAACCTTTTGGGCATGCTCATTTCTTCCAGACAGGAGCACGCTGACCAGCCGGAATGGATTTCCATCGGCAGTGGCTCCTGGAACGTCGACCCGAAGCCGTCGTGGGTCCGCGTCGACCGCATCCTAGAGGTCCCGGAATCCGGGATTCGCCGCGCAGGCGCAGTGATGCCGCGCAAGCGCTTCGATCTCATCGCAGCGCGCTTGCGCGCGGACTACGGCTGGAGCTAG
- the lepA gene encoding translation elongation factor 4, protein MTKNFAEQTFTDPARIRNFCIIAHIDHGKSTLADRILQLSGVVEARDMRDQYLDNMDIERERGITIKAQNVRLPWVPKTGEHAGEEIVLHLIDTPGHVDFTYEVSRALEACEGAILLVDAAQGIEAQTLANLYLAMENDLEIIPVLNKIDLPAADPEKYADEIAHIIGCEPEDVLRVSGKTGEGVEELLDRVCDLVPAPVGNPDAPARAMIFDSVYDTYRGVVTYIRVVDGQLKPRDVIQMMSTGAKHELLEIGVVSPQPKKCSGLGVGEVGYLITGVKDVRQSKVGDTVTLNSKPAEEPLEGYEDPKPMVYSGLFPISQADYPDLRDALEKLQLNDASLTFEPETSVALGFGFRGGFLGLLHMEITRARLEREFDLDLISTAPNVVYRVVAEDGSEITVHNPSDWPEGKLREVYEPVVKCTIIVPSDFVGTTMELCQQKRGEMGGMDYLSEDRVELRYKMPLGEIIFDFFDMLKSRTKGYASLNYEEAGEQLADLVKVDILLQGEAVDAFSAIVHRDNAQWYGNKMTKKLRELIPRQQFEVPVQAAIGSKIIARENIRALRKDVLAKCYGGDISRKRKLLEKQKAGKKRMKNIGSVSVPQEAFVAALSTDEGK, encoded by the coding sequence GTGACCAAGAATTTTGCGGAGCAGACTTTTACGGACCCGGCAAGGATTCGCAATTTCTGCATCATTGCGCACATTGACCACGGCAAGTCCACTCTGGCGGACCGTATCCTGCAGTTGTCCGGCGTGGTGGAAGCGCGTGATATGCGCGACCAGTACCTGGACAACATGGATATTGAGCGCGAGCGCGGCATCACCATCAAGGCGCAGAACGTACGCCTGCCGTGGGTGCCCAAGACCGGTGAGCACGCGGGCGAGGAGATTGTCCTACACCTGATTGATACGCCTGGCCACGTCGACTTCACCTACGAGGTCTCGCGTGCACTCGAGGCGTGTGAAGGCGCGATTCTGCTTGTCGACGCCGCCCAAGGCATCGAAGCGCAGACCCTGGCGAACCTGTACCTCGCCATGGAAAATGACCTGGAAATCATTCCGGTCCTGAACAAAATCGACCTGCCGGCCGCAGATCCGGAGAAGTACGCAGACGAGATTGCGCACATCATCGGCTGCGAGCCGGAGGATGTCCTGCGCGTTTCCGGAAAGACCGGCGAGGGCGTTGAGGAGCTGCTCGACCGCGTCTGCGACCTGGTTCCGGCGCCGGTCGGCAACCCGGACGCGCCTGCTCGCGCCATGATTTTCGACTCCGTCTACGACACCTACCGTGGCGTGGTCACCTACATCCGTGTGGTTGATGGCCAGCTGAAGCCGCGCGATGTCATCCAGATGATGTCCACGGGTGCGAAGCACGAGCTGTTGGAGATCGGCGTGGTCTCACCACAGCCTAAGAAGTGCTCTGGCCTGGGCGTCGGTGAGGTGGGCTACCTCATTACCGGCGTGAAGGACGTCCGTCAGTCGAAGGTCGGCGATACCGTCACCCTGAATTCGAAGCCCGCCGAGGAGCCGCTCGAGGGGTACGAGGACCCGAAGCCGATGGTCTACTCGGGCCTGTTCCCAATCTCTCAGGCGGACTATCCCGACCTGCGCGACGCACTGGAAAAGCTCCAGCTTAACGACGCCTCCCTGACCTTCGAGCCCGAGACTTCTGTGGCGCTCGGCTTCGGTTTCCGCGGCGGCTTCCTGGGCCTGCTGCACATGGAAATCACCCGTGCGCGCCTGGAGCGCGAATTCGACCTGGACCTGATTTCCACCGCGCCGAACGTTGTCTACCGCGTGGTCGCAGAGGACGGCTCGGAGATCACCGTCCATAACCCGAGCGACTGGCCGGAGGGCAAGCTGCGCGAGGTCTATGAGCCCGTGGTCAAGTGTACGATTATCGTGCCAAGTGATTTCGTGGGCACCACCATGGAGCTGTGCCAGCAAAAGCGCGGTGAAATGGGCGGCATGGACTACCTGTCCGAAGATCGCGTCGAGCTGCGCTACAAGATGCCGCTGGGCGAGATTATCTTCGACTTCTTCGACATGCTGAAGTCCCGCACCAAGGGCTACGCCTCCCTGAACTACGAGGAGGCCGGCGAGCAGCTGGCGGACCTGGTCAAGGTCGATATTCTGCTGCAGGGAGAGGCCGTGGATGCTTTCTCCGCGATTGTTCACCGAGACAACGCGCAGTGGTACGGCAACAAGATGACCAAGAAGCTGCGTGAGCTGATCCCCCGCCAGCAGTTCGAGGTGCCGGTTCAGGCCGCTATTGGCTCGAAGATTATCGCCCGCGAGAATATCCGTGCGCTACGCAAGGACGTTCTGGCTAAGTGCTACGGCGGCGATATCTCCCGTAAGCGCAAGCTGCTGGAGAAGCAGAAGGCCGGTAAGAAGCGCATGAAGAACATCGGCTCGGTGTCGGTACCGCAGGAGGCATTCGTGGCGGCACTGAGCACGGACGAGGGGAAGTAG
- a CDS encoding DUF3320 domain-containing protein encodes MSHSGIKAEKYNCGPTDLVGTPDELRGRLSKDARARLEAAIAEIVAVEAPIQLDALIRKVGKRFGYKRVPRNRQRTIAYRIPGGVLIKEGNRSFVWREGSSAATWRAYRVSNGGRTVSEIPTTELANALVSVAENSTTALDHEGLYRKTIALFGLSRLTAKSIDYLEEALVLAIIRGDLVDEGAQVSPTSSALNSSEAVEVIEVSAGEEPEYETLSEDSEVVAKQNDSLEVAPGITFKCWSLKPGTSISPLVGNQRKGIYVLEFEDSHRYVGLTNDIVTRLSTHRHGSAHHSAWDDIVTLWFREMPEGDLRQAEREEIQRQLSLGHKLRNKVMNFGHTQGSALDVEVAIEYQKHWLLGDGEYELPDLESRMHLKSNQKSKLLSHVPKDVPEEIYECVLDDISFFLSAIIPNAVSLEKKYWTISDWPSTAGGRLATLNVGALEFAYFPRRPFTDPSSFSDDTDYFVFFNLPADIMDFGDEIDLNEVEVSFKTDTFTGVAAKMIYPMVETTHVGVPVGFVRDFFENDPEMLPKARQFAIDLMAYRDSGIFRRFHSSALTDEVFEHYRKNR; translated from the coding sequence ATGAGCCACTCGGGAATTAAGGCGGAAAAATACAACTGTGGGCCAACAGACCTCGTAGGCACTCCAGATGAACTTCGCGGACGGCTTTCGAAAGATGCCCGGGCCAGACTAGAAGCGGCAATTGCTGAAATTGTCGCCGTTGAAGCACCCATCCAGCTAGATGCTCTAATCCGCAAAGTTGGCAAGAGGTTTGGATACAAGCGGGTACCGCGTAATCGCCAGCGAACTATTGCATACCGCATTCCTGGTGGAGTTTTGATTAAAGAAGGGAACCGCTCGTTCGTTTGGAGAGAAGGATCTTCCGCTGCAACTTGGAGAGCATACCGAGTAAGTAATGGAGGCCGAACTGTCAGCGAGATTCCGACCACTGAATTAGCTAACGCTCTAGTTTCAGTTGCAGAAAACTCAACAACAGCACTCGACCATGAAGGCCTCTACCGAAAGACGATAGCCCTATTTGGGCTGTCTCGCCTGACCGCTAAGTCAATTGACTATCTCGAGGAGGCTTTAGTCCTGGCTATTATTCGCGGTGATTTAGTGGATGAAGGAGCCCAGGTTTCCCCTACCTCAAGTGCCCTAAACAGCTCAGAAGCAGTTGAAGTTATAGAAGTCTCAGCAGGAGAAGAACCAGAGTACGAGACTCTGAGTGAAGACTCCGAAGTAGTAGCGAAACAGAACGATTCTCTAGAGGTAGCGCCCGGCATTACATTCAAGTGCTGGAGTTTGAAACCCGGCACATCGATTTCTCCTTTGGTCGGAAACCAAAGAAAAGGAATTTATGTACTCGAATTTGAAGACTCGCATCGCTATGTCGGTTTGACGAATGACATTGTCACCCGACTTAGCACTCATCGTCACGGGTCTGCGCATCACTCTGCCTGGGATGACATCGTTACTCTTTGGTTTAGGGAAATGCCTGAAGGAGACCTTCGCCAAGCCGAGCGCGAAGAAATTCAGCGACAGCTCTCATTAGGCCACAAGCTGCGGAACAAAGTGATGAACTTCGGGCATACCCAGGGAAGCGCTCTCGATGTTGAAGTGGCTATCGAATATCAAAAGCATTGGCTTCTAGGTGATGGCGAATACGAGTTGCCGGACTTGGAAAGCCGCATGCATCTGAAATCCAATCAAAAAAGTAAGCTTTTGTCGCACGTACCGAAGGATGTCCCTGAAGAAATATATGAGTGCGTACTTGACGACATTTCGTTTTTCCTGAGCGCAATCATTCCCAATGCTGTAAGTCTCGAGAAGAAATACTGGACCATTTCCGACTGGCCAAGTACAGCAGGCGGACGCCTGGCAACGCTAAACGTCGGTGCGCTCGAATTCGCCTATTTCCCTCGTCGTCCTTTTACAGACCCGAGCAGTTTTTCGGACGATACCGATTACTTCGTCTTCTTCAATTTGCCCGCGGACATAATGGATTTTGGAGACGAAATCGACCTGAACGAAGTAGAAGTCAGCTTTAAGACCGATACTTTCACTGGCGTAGCGGCAAAAATGATCTACCCGATGGTGGAGACAACCCACGTGGGAGTTCCCGTCGGCTTTGTCAGAGACTTTTTCGAAAACGACCCAGAAATGCTGCCGAAAGCAAGACAATTCGCAATCGACCTAATGGCATACCGCGATTCCGGAATTTTCCGTCGATTCCACAGCTCTGCTCTGACCGACGAAGTCTTCGAGCACTACCGGAAGAACCGGTAG
- a CDS encoding bile acid:sodium symporter family protein encodes MSTSSNTVVSKEDSSAKLAVTVFPVIILVAFALGFLLPEAVKPYSGQVTIALGIIMFGMGLTLTLPDFGYVAKRPLPVLIGVIAQFVIMPALAIMLVKVFGLPSELAVGVVLVGSAPGGTSSNVISYLAKGDVALSVAMTTISTLLAPIFTPLLTLWLAGQYLPVSASAMSISIVKMVLVPVVLGLVVRMLLRKNVDKILPALPWISVFGIAYVVAAVVSKSADTLAQAGLLVLAIVFLHNALGYVLGYFAAKLLKLDESAARTTSVEVGMQNSGLAATLATTYFSPLSALPAAVFSVWHNISGGLLALLYRRADARKQTRGSSQS; translated from the coding sequence ATGTCTACTTCGTCAAACACCGTCGTGAGCAAAGAAGACTCCTCTGCAAAACTCGCTGTCACGGTATTCCCAGTTATTATCCTTGTTGCATTTGCGCTTGGCTTCCTGCTTCCGGAGGCTGTTAAGCCGTATTCCGGTCAGGTGACAATTGCATTGGGCATCATCATGTTCGGAATGGGACTTACGCTGACTTTGCCTGATTTCGGCTATGTCGCAAAGCGTCCGTTGCCAGTACTAATAGGCGTGATAGCGCAGTTTGTTATCATGCCCGCCCTGGCGATAATGCTGGTTAAGGTCTTCGGCCTACCGTCCGAACTCGCGGTTGGCGTCGTATTGGTCGGATCTGCGCCGGGCGGAACAAGCTCCAATGTGATTTCTTATCTGGCCAAGGGGGATGTGGCGTTGTCCGTCGCCATGACCACAATCTCGACGCTGCTCGCACCAATCTTCACTCCGCTGCTTACGTTGTGGCTGGCCGGTCAGTACCTGCCAGTGTCTGCATCGGCGATGTCGATTTCCATAGTAAAAATGGTCCTCGTACCAGTTGTCTTGGGACTAGTCGTCAGGATGCTATTGCGAAAGAACGTCGACAAGATTCTGCCAGCACTGCCATGGATTTCTGTCTTTGGCATCGCTTATGTCGTCGCTGCCGTCGTATCCAAGTCTGCAGACACTCTCGCGCAAGCGGGCCTTCTCGTGCTTGCGATTGTGTTCCTGCACAATGCGCTCGGCTATGTTCTCGGCTACTTTGCTGCAAAACTCCTGAAGCTCGACGAAAGCGCAGCGCGCACTACTTCGGTCGAGGTAGGGATGCAGAACTCCGGACTTGCTGCAACCCTGGCAACCACTTACTTCTCGCCGCTGTCCGCGCTACCGGCAGCAGTTTTTAGCGTCTGGCACAACATCTCCGGTGGTCTGCTGGCTTTGCTGTACCGCCGAGCCGATGCCCGTAAGCAGACCCGCGGCTCATCTCAGAGCTAA
- a CDS encoding LTA synthase family protein: MIILVQFAVLAALITLGTALFGRTRKALLRSAAIGLTANAIAVIFFLFAVGKTALYGGSLSLGLTAVYCFTTLIFGGTLFFLVKTGFAKGLLVERRRYGRAPRTRSFLSFIAGAVLGFLIGLFFFVPLWFGKTFGDIRADHFMFLLTEGGGESTQEQDLAVLNLMVVPVIATAVIGACLGLIHAAVRFGKVKTERASESKGFGLRGPVLTAMSALLVGSVVFAFNTVPLAGILRQEFSHSDYIQANYVAPTAENVQMPEKKRNLIHIYMESVENSYYSKDMGGYMDENLMPELAELSKTGVSFSHTDKYGGPQQLYASGHSIAAMVNMWAGVPMLASGAGDGKQMSYPDFTTTGDLLHDAGYETEFMLGASAKWGGLGDYYRRHGDFHVFDYKYAKSQGLIPQDYHVWWGFEDDKLYEFAKTDLTRLGEGSKPFYFVLENADTHFPDGYASPKMTDRPYASQYANVIKYSQEETVKLIQWIQAQPWSKDTTIVVTGDHRSMDKHFFEGWDEDYSRTVVNFILNPVQGTDQPDSVTKNRQYAPFDLFPTILSSIGVKVKGDRLGLGTDLFSGRKTLVERDGVSKLNEEFSKNSEFYDSHRETKAATPDINQDRK, encoded by the coding sequence GTGATTATCCTCGTTCAATTTGCCGTGCTCGCAGCCCTTATCACGCTTGGCACGGCCCTTTTCGGGCGCACTCGCAAAGCCCTGCTCCGAAGCGCTGCCATTGGGCTCACAGCAAACGCCATCGCCGTAATCTTCTTCCTCTTCGCAGTCGGGAAGACTGCTCTCTACGGTGGCTCCCTCTCGCTGGGGCTCACCGCCGTCTACTGCTTTACGACGCTCATCTTCGGCGGCACCCTGTTCTTTCTGGTCAAAACAGGATTCGCCAAGGGCTTGCTTGTTGAGCGACGACGTTACGGGCGCGCCCCGAGGACCCGCAGTTTCTTGTCATTCATTGCCGGTGCCGTACTGGGCTTCCTGATTGGCCTGTTCTTTTTCGTACCGCTCTGGTTCGGCAAGACCTTCGGCGACATTCGCGCAGATCACTTCATGTTCCTGCTCACCGAAGGCGGCGGAGAATCCACGCAGGAGCAGGACCTCGCGGTCCTCAACCTCATGGTTGTACCCGTTATTGCTACCGCGGTTATTGGCGCCTGCCTGGGACTAATTCACGCTGCCGTTAGGTTCGGGAAGGTTAAGACCGAGCGGGCGTCGGAAAGCAAAGGTTTTGGACTGCGCGGGCCGGTGCTGACGGCGATGTCCGCGCTGCTTGTTGGGTCGGTGGTGTTTGCCTTCAACACGGTTCCGCTGGCAGGAATACTGCGCCAGGAGTTTTCACACTCGGACTATATCCAGGCCAATTACGTGGCGCCGACCGCGGAGAACGTCCAGATGCCGGAGAAGAAGCGGAACCTGATCCATATCTACATGGAGTCGGTCGAGAACTCGTACTACTCCAAGGACATGGGCGGCTACATGGATGAGAATCTGATGCCCGAACTCGCAGAGCTGTCCAAGACCGGTGTCTCCTTCTCGCACACTGATAAGTACGGCGGGCCGCAGCAGCTCTACGCGTCGGGGCACTCGATTGCCGCGATGGTGAACATGTGGGCAGGCGTGCCGATGCTGGCTTCCGGCGCAGGCGACGGCAAGCAGATGTCCTACCCGGACTTCACCACCACCGGCGACCTGCTTCACGACGCCGGCTACGAGACAGAATTCATGCTCGGCGCCAGCGCCAAGTGGGGCGGGCTGGGCGACTATTACCGTAGGCACGGCGACTTCCACGTCTTCGATTACAAATACGCCAAGTCGCAGGGGCTGATTCCGCAGGACTACCACGTGTGGTGGGGCTTCGAAGACGACAAGCTTTACGAGTTCGCGAAGACCGACCTGACACGTCTGGGTGAGGGATCGAAGCCGTTCTACTTTGTTTTGGAGAATGCGGACACACACTTCCCCGATGGCTACGCCTCACCGAAGATGACGGATCGGCCCTATGCGAGCCAGTATGCGAATGTGATCAAGTACTCGCAGGAAGAAACCGTCAAGCTGATTCAGTGGATCCAGGCGCAGCCGTGGTCCAAAGACACCACGATTGTTGTGACGGGCGACCACCGCTCGATGGATAAGCACTTCTTCGAAGGCTGGGATGAGGACTACAGCCGCACGGTTGTAAACTTCATCCTGAACCCGGTGCAGGGAACGGACCAGCCGGATTCGGTGACTAAGAACCGCCAGTACGCGCCCTTCGACCTCTTCCCCACGATCCTGTCCTCCATCGGAGTCAAGGTTAAGGGCGATCGTCTGGGGCTTGGCACCGACCTGTTCAGTGGTCGGAAGACGCTGGTAGAACGCGACGGTGTGTCGAAGCTGAATGAGGAATTTTCCAAGAACTCGGAGTTCTACGACTCACACCGCGAAACTAAGGCCGCGACACCGGATATTAATCAGGACAGGAAGTAG